GCAGTTCTATCCAGATGACGAGACCATGAAGCATTTGGAGATCTATTCAGACCTTCCGCCGGCGAAAGTTGGGCTGTACAATGACTTATTCTTAGAATTTAAGATGTACCGCCGGTGAGAACTCGTATCTAAAACTATCCGCATCAGACGGGAAAAAGTCCCTGACCGGTGCGGATTTTTTGTTTTGAATTTATGATGGTTTTTATAGTATCAAACAAGCCGCAACCATTAAGCCTCCAAAATGGTGTCAAGTCATCTTAACCAGACAGATTGAAAGAAAGCATACAGTAGTCCCAGGCAGCTCAATCAGATATGATAGGTTGTATATGAGGTGACCCAAATGAGAAAACATAGTCGGCACAACGAAGGTTTGTGGCTCGATATCATTTGTTGTCTGAGTCTGTGGTTGGCAGTGGTTTGTCTGCTATTAGCAGCTTTGGCAATTAAAGTGAACCGACCTTATATCATCATCATGCTGGCCTTTGGGCTTTGCGCGCTAGGTGAGACGGTCACGGTTTTTAAAAAGTGGTGATACTGCAGCTGGTCTGTTCCGTTAATCCGGTTGGTGAGGCAATGAGAACACATAGAGTCATTAAAGGCTTACAAACAATGACCAACTAGAAAAGGTCCAAAAGGCATATGTAACACATGTCTTCTGGACCTTTTTTAATTGATTTACGGGTGTGTTGTTAACGAGTAGCGCTTGACGCACGCGCGGTAGCCGTGACTTTTTCACGCGATAAACGCCGGCGATTAAGCCATTTGCGGCCTTCTTCGATTAGGAAGAGGGGAATTGGAATGATTGCCAGGAAAAGCCAGTCGGTCAGTGCTAGCGGTCCGGTGTGGAAGAGATTCTGTAAGAATGGCGTGTAGCTAAGCAATGCTAACAAAAAGATTTCAAAGCCAATACCGAACCAGACCAAATGATTAGTGAACAAACCGACTTTGAAGACCGAAGCATTTTCGGTTCGGCAGTTCATGGCGGCGGCAATCTGGCAGAAGATGATTGCGGCAAGGGTCATGGTCGTGGCCATGACGTAGGTTGAGCCGCTGGTTGCCAGGCCGCGTAACGGCCAGCCGTTTAGATGGTTGACGAAGAAGTAAGCGCCGCTGGAAATGATGGATGCAATTAAGCCATACCAGGCAAACGCCTTCCATAAAACAGTGCGGTTCATAAGGTGAGCATCACGTGCGCGTGGCGGTTTATCCATAATGCCAGGCTCGGCTTTTTCGGATCCTAATCCCAGTGCCGGCATCATGTCTGTTCCAAGGTCGACTGTCAGGATTTGCATGACAGTCAACGGTAACGGGATGGCACCGCGCGAGAAGAGGAAGAGGGCAGATGGTACCGCTTCTGGCAGGTTGGAGTTCAAAATGTAAACCAAGAACTTTTGAATGTTGCTGTAAACGGTGCGGCCTTCTTCGATGGCGGCAACAATAGAGGCAAAGTTGTCGTCGGTAAGAATCATGTCGGCCGCGTCTTTGGCCACATCCGTTCCGGTGACGCCCATGGCAACGCCAATGTCTGCTTTTTTCAACGCAGGCGCATCGTTCACGCCGTCACCGGTGGATGCGACGATTTCACCCATGGCCTGTAAGGTAGAAACAATCTTATATTTTTGTTCAGGCGCCACCCGGGCAAAAATAATTTCGCCTGCCAGTGCCTGCTTGAGCTCGTCTTGGTTCATGGCATCGAGTTCACTGACGGTGACGACACGCGCTTTGTCGGACGTCAAACCAATTTTAACGGCAATAGACTTCGCAGTTAACGAGGAGTCACCGGTCACCATGATGATTTTGATGCTGGCCCGATGGCATTTCTCGATGGCATCGTAAATTTCCGGACGCGGTGGATCGGACATGATGGCCAAGCCGACAAAGGTAAGCTTGGTTTCGGCCGTCTCAATCGTGAGGTTGTCGAGCTGACTTTGTTTATCGGCTTCTTGAGGAATTTCACGATAAGCAGTCGCAATTGAGCGAAGGCCTAGAGAAGCATACTTGCGGTTGGCAGCATCGATCGCTTCCTTGTCTGCTGCGGTTAAAGGCCGGACTTTGCCGTTTTCCTGAATGGTATCGCAGTGCGGCAGTAAATCGCTGAGAGAGCCTTTGGTACAGATGGACAGCGTGTGATCATCGTGCTGGTGGATGGTGGTCATCCGTTTACGATCGGAGTCGAAGGGAAGCTCTTTAAGCCGCGGGTATTTTTTGGTATAAGCATTCACGTCAATTCCGGATTTTTGCGCCAGGATTACAAGTGAAGCTTCCGTTGGCGTCCCCAGAATCTTCGGTCGCGCTTGGCCTTTTGCCGGTTCGACTTCGGTGTCGTTGTTGAATGCAACCAGACGAATGAGCAGATCCAAGTCAGGATCGCTGCCGTATTGAACCGGTTTGCCGTCTAACTCAATATGGCCATTATTGACATAGCCTTGGCCACTCACGGTATAAGTATGTGACCGGGTCCAAATATGATCGACTGTCATCTGGTTTTGGGTCAGCGTACCGGTTTTATCCGAGCAGATCACCGTTGTTTCACCCAACGTTTCAACACTGTTCAAGTCTTTGAGTAAGGCATGTTTCTTGGCCATGCGCTGCACGCCTTGGGCTAGCGAAAGCGTCACCGTTGGCAGTAGGCCCTCGGGGATGAACGCGACAATCATGCCTAACGCGAAAATAAAGCTTTGGGCCACTGGGTAGTGGACAAAGAAGATGGCAGCTACAAAGAAAAGAACCCCTAAGCTGATGGCAATGAGCGAAATCTGTTTCGTTAGACGATTAAGCTCTAATTGCAACGGGCTTAGACTCCGCTTTTGTTGTTGAGTCAACGCGGCGATTCGCCCGAACTCGGTTTTCATGCCGGTTGCAAAAGCAATGGCCGTTGCCGTTCCGGCGCCAACCGTGGTGCCGGCATAGACAAGATTGGATTCAGCAAATTCGCCTTGGCCAGCGTTGTAGTCAACCTTTTTAGATTCGGGGACGGATTCACCGGTGAGGGCACTCTGGTCGACTTGGACGGAAGTGGCCTTGATCAGGCGGGCGTCAACCGGTACTGCATTGCCGGCTTGCAGGTTGAAGACGTCGCCTGGCACGATTTGGGTAGCGTTGACTTGTTGCAGTTTGCCATCCCGGTAGACTTGCGTATAAGTCGGCAACATTTTCATGAGTGAGTCCGTTGCCTTTTGGGCTTCATGTTCCTGCCAGTAACTGAAAATACCATTAATAACATTGACCAGCCAGATGGCAATACCTAGCTCAAGGGTGCCGGATAGGATTGCAACAAACCCGCTCACCCAGAGTAGAATCGCCATGACACTGGTAAAGTTCTTAAGAAAGACTAGTAACTGGGATTTTTGCTTTTCGCGGGTAATCGTGTTTTCACCATATTTGGCAAGACGCGCAGCCGCTTCTTTTTGACTTAATCCAGTTGACGTTGTGTGCAAGTCGTCCAGTAAGTCCGTAACCGATTCAGTTGCAAACTTGCGCCGCGTCTCCTTTTCACTTTTCATGACTCAGACATGGCTCCTTTTATTAAGACGTTTAACCTCATTCTAACGTTCTGCCGGATGTAAAAACACCCAAAACTGTCGAATTTAGGTGATTAAAATTAGCGATTTATAGCTGGTATATCTGGTCTTATCATGTTTGTAACCCCCGCTCAAGAAACGCCACTGCCTCGGAAACCGCAGTCTCAAGATCAAAACTAGATTGCATCCCCAAGACAACTGGCAACAGGTAACTTAAAATGGTACCAAAAATATAGCGAAGGATGCGCGTCAGTGGCCAGTCAACGAGCGCACCTTCCTGTTGATAGATGGCGAGTAAGTGGATGGCCTTGTCCATGAATTGCTTTTGAAACTTTTCCGCCAGTGCATGGCTTAGCGCCGCATCTTGCAAAAGGGTGGCGGCCAGTATTCTTAGCTGTGCCTGATTGGCAATGGCAAAGGCCATCCGATTATGCACGATGAAGGTTAGAAACGTATGCAGGTCAGGTAGGTGTTGCTCACCGACTTCATGAATGAACTCGGTGAATGCGCTCGGGATAACGTGTTGAATCATGGGCGCAAGTAACGCTTGGCGGATGCCTTCTTTGGTTTTGAATTGCTTATAAACGGTTCCTTCGCTAACGCCGGCAAGTTGCGCGATATCTTTTGTGCTCGTTCGGTCGAATCCTTGTTCCGAAAAGAGGTTCAGGCTTGCTTTCAAAACCGCTTGTTGCTTTGCCGAGAGCTGGCTTTCAGCAAGCGATGAGGAGAATAGATCCGTCAGATTATGCGGCTGCACGATCGTTCACTTCCTTCTTTAGTCAGATTTGTTTAAACCTGTCGATAATGCCGCATGGTGACAAGATTCAGGCTTAAAAATAGTAAGAAGAAGCCTAGAAGGGCAATGACGTCCGGATACAACACACTTAATGACTGGCCTTTTGCAATAATGCCGGTTAACGCATCGGCACCGTAATAAAGCGGCATTAAGCGGGCAATCGGTTGCAACCAGCCGAGCATTTGATTCACAGGAATCAGCCCGGTAAAGAAAATTTGCGGGACGACAACCAATGGGATGAACTGGAGCATTTGAAATTCCGTATTGGCAAACGTTGAAATCAGTAGGCCAAGCGAAAGCGCCGTGATTGCCAGTAATAAGTTGATTAGAAAAATTGCGGCAATACTTCCGAGAATTTGGATTTTAAAGACGAACAAGGCATAGCCGACAATCAAGATTGTTTGAATCACCGCAAAAATGCCATAGCCCAATAAATAGCCACTAATAATTTCTCCTCGCCGCACAGGAGTTGCCAGTAATCGGTCAAGCGTTCCGGTTGTGCGTTCACGTAATAGCGCGATGCCGGAAATCAAGAAAACAAAGAAGAAAACGATGAAGCCAATCAGAATCGGCAGTAAGGTGTCAAAATAAGTCGAATTAGCCGATCCGTAACGATAATGAGTTGCGATTCTGTAGTGAGTGGCAGTTGATGCCGGTTGGGACCCTGCTACCTGTGCAGTTCCACGCGTGGAATGTTGTAACGCTGATGCCAGTTTTTGTAAAGCGGTTGCTTGATTTTTAATCGTAGTAGCTGCTGCCTGCATTTTAAGCTTGATGGTTGCTGCCTGTAAGCCCTGTTTCAAGAGGGCACTTTTTCCTTGATCGGCATTGGCGAGTAATA
Above is a window of Lacticaseibacillus casei DSM 20011 = JCM 1134 = ATCC 393 DNA encoding:
- a CDS encoding ABC transporter permease, translated to MRVNALISRIFKEMIRDKRTLALMFIAPLFIMTLIFFLFQSNTNTKADLGVRGVDTSVVRALDTDRIRLHHVGNEDPTMLIKDHDYAGILTQKGNKLTLLLANADQGKSALLKQGLQAATIKLKMQAAATTIKNQATALQKLASALQHSTRGTAQVAGSQPASTATHYRIATHYRYGSANSTYFDTLLPILIGFIVFFFVFLISGIALLRERTTGTLDRLLATPVRRGEIISGYLLGYGIFAVIQTILIVGYALFVFKIQILGSIAAIFLINLLLAITALSLGLLISTFANTEFQMLQFIPLVVVPQIFFTGLIPVNQMLGWLQPIARLMPLYYGADALTGIIAKGQSLSVLYPDVIALLGFFLLFLSLNLVTMRHYRQV
- a CDS encoding TetR/AcrR family transcriptional regulator, yielding MQPHNLTDLFSSSLAESQLSAKQQAVLKASLNLFSEQGFDRTSTKDIAQLAGVSEGTVYKQFKTKEGIRQALLAPMIQHVIPSAFTEFIHEVGEQHLPDLHTFLTFIVHNRMAFAIANQAQLRILAATLLQDAALSHALAEKFQKQFMDKAIHLLAIYQQEGALVDWPLTRILRYIFGTILSYLLPVVLGMQSSFDLETAVSEAVAFLERGLQT
- a CDS encoding cation-translocating P-type ATPase, coding for MKSEKETRRKFATESVTDLLDDLHTTSTGLSQKEAAARLAKYGENTITREKQKSQLLVFLKNFTSVMAILLWVSGFVAILSGTLELGIAIWLVNVINGIFSYWQEHEAQKATDSLMKMLPTYTQVYRDGKLQQVNATQIVPGDVFNLQAGNAVPVDARLIKATSVQVDQSALTGESVPESKKVDYNAGQGEFAESNLVYAGTTVGAGTATAIAFATGMKTEFGRIAALTQQQKRSLSPLQLELNRLTKQISLIAISLGVLFFVAAIFFVHYPVAQSFIFALGMIVAFIPEGLLPTVTLSLAQGVQRMAKKHALLKDLNSVETLGETTVICSDKTGTLTQNQMTVDHIWTRSHTYTVSGQGYVNNGHIELDGKPVQYGSDPDLDLLIRLVAFNNDTEVEPAKGQARPKILGTPTEASLVILAQKSGIDVNAYTKKYPRLKELPFDSDRKRMTTIHQHDDHTLSICTKGSLSDLLPHCDTIQENGKVRPLTAADKEAIDAANRKYASLGLRSIATAYREIPQEADKQSQLDNLTIETAETKLTFVGLAIMSDPPRPEIYDAIEKCHRASIKIIMVTGDSSLTAKSIAVKIGLTSDKARVVTVSELDAMNQDELKQALAGEIIFARVAPEQKYKIVSTLQAMGEIVASTGDGVNDAPALKKADIGVAMGVTGTDVAKDAADMILTDDNFASIVAAIEEGRTVYSNIQKFLVYILNSNLPEAVPSALFLFSRGAIPLPLTVMQILTVDLGTDMMPALGLGSEKAEPGIMDKPPRARDAHLMNRTVLWKAFAWYGLIASIISSGAYFFVNHLNGWPLRGLATSGSTYVMATTMTLAAIIFCQIAAAMNCRTENASVFKVGLFTNHLVWFGIGFEIFLLALLSYTPFLQNLFHTGPLALTDWLFLAIIPIPLFLIEEGRKWLNRRRLSREKVTATARASSATR